The nucleotide sequence CGGCGCTCGGTACGTCAGGTTTGACAAACTCCAGTCCGGGTAGCGCGACCTTCCGGTTACGAACAGTTCTTGCACGATCGAAGCCAAGAGCCTTTCGTAGACGAACAGGCGCGCACACTGGACGGTCGCCGAGCACGTCTCCAACCAGCCGCCAACCCCTCCAGCGGCAGCGTTTGGCACCTATGTCAGCATTGTATCCACGAGCGTCCCTATCAACCGTGTTATTGTTATTTTCCAAAAATTGGCACAGGTGACAGAAGAATGAATGCACCAATAGGATAGAAACATTGGTCTGGAGAGATTGGCCACGTACTTTCCAGGGCCGTTGCGACCTCACAATTTCCCGCCATAACTTCGCGGATACCGCGAAGGTCCGAATGTACTCAAGAACGCTATAACCAGAATGGTCGGCGTTGACGCAATGCACACAGACAAAGAGGCTAACTGAGCCCTTACAACGCTGTCTTCAGATCGAACGACAGGTTCGCAGCCTTATCTGGATCAACCGTGGTACAGGCGGCGAGAAGGCGGCGCGCGGCCATGTGATCTCCGACGCGATTCACGGATTCGACACCGCGTAAGATTCCATCGCCGTAGCAAAACACAGAGAACGAGTTCTGATCAGGATCGCCGCGCACAACGATGTCCTCATAACTATCAATCAAGCCTGCGATCTGCAGCTTGTCATTCCCCTGATCACTCCAAAACCACGGCAAACTGTCAAAGGGCCTGATTTTCCCCGTGAGCCGTGCGGCAAGACATTTTGCTTGATCCACGGCATTAGAAACGGACTGAAGACGGAGCGGCGATTTATACCGATGACTCGAAAATAGCGCACAATCGCCGATTGCAGATATATTAGGGTCCACAGTAGCGAGATGTTGATCCACGACGATCCCATCCTGGGAGGGAAGTCCCGCAGCCATCGCCAATTCGACGTTTGGAACAACGCCGATTCCGACGATCAGAAGGTCAGCGGGCAACTTCCGCCCGTCATCAAGAATGACACACTGTAGCCGTCCGTTCGCCGTTTCAATCGCAGACACCGAACGCGCGCTATGAATGCAGCAACCCGCGCCTTCATGGCGCGCTTGAAAATAGCCAGAAACGACAGGTGAAACCACACGCGCCATGATCCGTGGCGCCAGCTCAACGATATCGACCGCGATCCCTTTCGCTGCGGCGGTAGCAGCAAACTCCAAGCCAACGAACCCGGCTCCGATGACAACTACCTGCTTAGCATTCTCCAATCTCTCACGGATCGCCTCGCTATCTGCGAGGGATCTCAGATAGCGCACGTCATCATGACCTGCGTTTGGCATCCTGAGCAGGCGATTTCGCGCTCCCGTCGCCATTACTAAGTGACGATAGTTCAGCGAGCGCGTAGATTGGAAGCTTGTCTTCCTCGTCATCCGGTCGATCTCGACCACATGGTCTTCAACGAGATCGATCCGATAATCCCTGAAGAAGCTTTCTGGACGAAAGAATACCGCTTGCGGGTCGCCGTTTCCTTCCAAAAAACCTTTTGATAAGGGGGGACGCTGGTAAGGCAGATGCGGCTCATTATTGATTAAAGCTATGCGCTCCTCATACCCGGATTGGCGCAACGATGCTGCCAATTGGAATCCAGCATGTCCGGCACCAACAATGACAACGGGTTCATCAGTTCTCACGGCAACTTCCTCAAACTTACGCTCCGCTTCAGATAAACGGACAAGTGCGGCCCCGGCGCGCCAAGCGATGAATCCGGAAGAGATCTGCAGATACTTCTCGGACGCAAGCAACATCCTGGCGGGCAGCTCATACTGCCGTCCCTCGCCTGCGAAACATCAGATCACGTCTGGGTCTCTGGTATCTCCAACGTCAAGCCGTCGAGCTCATCGGTCAGAACAATCTGACAACTAAGGCGGCTGCCGACCCTTCTTTCCGCAGCGACAAACTCCAACATCCCCTCTTCTTCCTCTGAGGGAGGAGGCAATAGTGACGCGAATTCCGGCGCTACATAGACGTGGCACGTTCCGCAGGACAGCGCGCCCGCGCACTCCGCCTCAATACCACTGACATCGTTTATCCGAGCAGCGGTCATAGCGGATGCCCCGGCGGCTTCGCTCACCTCTCTGCGCGCTCCGTTCGAAGCAACAAAGATAACTCTCGGCAACGCTCTA is from Afipia massiliensis and encodes:
- a CDS encoding NAD(P)/FAD-dependent oxidoreductase; amino-acid sequence: MLLASEKYLQISSGFIAWRAGAALVRLSEAERKFEEVAVRTDEPVVIVGAGHAGFQLAASLRQSGYEERIALINNEPHLPYQRPPLSKGFLEGNGDPQAVFFRPESFFRDYRIDLVEDHVVEIDRMTRKTSFQSTRSLNYRHLVMATGARNRLLRMPNAGHDDVRYLRSLADSEAIRERLENAKQVVVIGAGFVGLEFAATAAAKGIAVDIVELAPRIMARVVSPVVSGYFQARHEGAGCCIHSARSVSAIETANGRLQCVILDDGRKLPADLLIVGIGVVPNVELAMAAGLPSQDGIVVDQHLATVDPNISAIGDCALFSSHRYKSPLRLQSVSNAVDQAKCLAARLTGKIRPFDSLPWFWSDQGNDKLQIAGLIDSYEDIVVRGDPDQNSFSVFCYGDGILRGVESVNRVGDHMAARRLLAACTTVDPDKAANLSFDLKTAL
- a CDS encoding 2Fe-2S iron-sulfur cluster-binding protein: MPRVIFVASNGARREVSEAAGASAMTAARINDVSGIEAECAGALSCGTCHVYVAPEFASLLPPPSEEEEGMLEFVAAERRVGSRLSCQIVLTDELDGLTLEIPETQT